The following proteins are encoded in a genomic region of Sorangiineae bacterium MSr12523:
- a CDS encoding protein kinase translates to MGDEFAAGHLVPRTPYRVVKQLGKGAMGAVYEVLDTSVDAPYVIKTLLPSLLENRDMVTLMGREARTLANLSHENIVRVFTAGVTPGGTPYFVMDRLTGATLRAYFGTRGFAPRPITTIDLVIQVLRGLEHAHDRGIVHRDIKPENIFLHLPDLGAPALGVPPREPLVKLLDFGILKLLEDGPETRRFMGTPMWASPEQIVGKNIGPRSDLYSVGVLLFYMLSASFPFKHRTYSEAVAWLQSYVQPPLVQELIPDLHPALRDTITSALHPDPEKRPRDAAVFIAQLLRARRLLDESKDWNLTGATYDLAGGDVYLASGKTLAPSPTVHDHALQALSYGETAPAPVAFAAPAPAPIAPIADPSKPATAPAIPNARGAAPISGSAAVMTGPAGAMTGGPTVPLSWPSVPMTAPAAQVNGFALLPHARGPELHPPRPVSVSSQPQPHLRAAPGTGTLASPTLASASPVRPNGSTDEVMAHPPGHVEVAVSAHPSHSEMARTFSPGAKGASSWSRRATLVILVLGIMLTFVAGVLLLVTKVVAPRLSQPAATNASPSASVAPQLAPTESALATSAPTATASTEAPAPLPVAETATSAPTAQPGGRESATAAKLSAETSRREKVRKDSAPEGLPGSGLETARSTSTGSAPSGRAPLSTADQARAVMLKDPMSARHILEPSVFGSHPTREEIELLETICKNQKDKVCETRCERLLEPFLKR, encoded by the coding sequence ATGGGTGATGAATTTGCTGCCGGCCACTTGGTCCCGCGCACCCCGTATCGTGTCGTGAAGCAACTCGGTAAGGGCGCCATGGGCGCGGTGTACGAGGTGCTCGACACCTCGGTGGATGCGCCATACGTGATCAAGACGCTTCTGCCGAGCCTCCTCGAGAACCGCGACATGGTGACGTTGATGGGCCGCGAAGCGCGCACGCTCGCCAACCTCAGTCACGAAAACATCGTACGTGTCTTCACGGCAGGCGTGACCCCCGGCGGTACGCCTTACTTCGTGATGGATCGGCTCACCGGGGCGACGCTTCGAGCATATTTCGGCACGCGGGGATTCGCACCGAGGCCGATCACGACGATCGATCTCGTCATCCAGGTGCTGCGCGGGCTCGAGCACGCTCACGATCGAGGGATCGTTCATCGCGACATCAAACCGGAGAACATTTTTCTTCACCTTCCCGATCTCGGTGCACCGGCGCTCGGCGTCCCTCCGCGCGAGCCACTGGTCAAACTGCTCGATTTCGGGATTCTGAAGCTTCTCGAGGACGGCCCCGAGACACGCCGCTTCATGGGTACCCCCATGTGGGCTTCGCCCGAGCAAATTGTCGGCAAGAACATCGGCCCTCGAAGCGATCTCTATTCCGTCGGGGTGCTGCTCTTCTACATGCTTTCCGCCTCCTTCCCGTTCAAGCACAGGACGTATTCCGAGGCGGTGGCTTGGCTGCAGTCCTACGTCCAGCCCCCGCTAGTCCAGGAATTGATTCCGGACCTGCATCCTGCACTTCGCGATACGATTACGAGCGCGCTTCACCCCGATCCCGAGAAGCGCCCGCGGGACGCGGCGGTGTTCATCGCCCAGCTTCTTCGCGCACGTCGACTTCTCGATGAGAGCAAAGACTGGAACCTTACCGGTGCGACCTACGATCTCGCGGGCGGCGACGTCTATTTGGCCTCCGGCAAGACGTTGGCGCCGTCGCCCACGGTGCACGACCACGCGCTCCAGGCGCTTTCGTACGGCGAAACCGCACCGGCCCCCGTCGCCTTCGCGGCGCCCGCTCCAGCCCCGATTGCCCCGATTGCCGACCCTTCCAAGCCCGCAACCGCTCCAGCCATCCCGAATGCACGCGGTGCCGCCCCCATTTCCGGTTCTGCGGCGGTCATGACCGGCCCTGCAGGCGCCATGACCGGCGGCCCTACAGTTCCTCTTTCCTGGCCCAGTGTTCCGATGACGGCTCCCGCCGCGCAGGTGAACGGCTTCGCCCTATTGCCGCATGCACGCGGGCCGGAGCTTCACCCGCCTCGCCCCGTTTCCGTAAGTTCCCAGCCCCAGCCACATCTTCGGGCGGCCCCCGGCACGGGCACGCTCGCGTCCCCCACCCTTGCATCGGCTTCACCTGTGCGTCCCAATGGCTCGACCGACGAGGTGATGGCGCACCCGCCTGGCCACGTGGAGGTCGCGGTCTCCGCGCATCCTTCGCACAGTGAGATGGCGCGAACCTTCTCTCCGGGCGCAAAGGGGGCGAGTTCGTGGAGCCGGCGTGCCACCCTCGTCATCCTCGTCTTGGGAATCATGCTGACGTTCGTGGCCGGGGTGCTTCTCTTGGTCACGAAGGTCGTCGCGCCGCGGCTTTCGCAACCGGCTGCCACCAATGCGTCTCCGTCGGCTTCCGTGGCTCCTCAGCTCGCGCCCACTGAGAGCGCCCTCGCCACGAGCGCGCCCACGGCGACAGCTTCGACCGAGGCGCCGGCCCCCCTCCCCGTGGCGGAAACGGCGACGAGCGCGCCTACCGCGCAACCTGGCGGTCGCGAAAGCGCTACGGCGGCAAAGCTGTCCGCCGAGACTTCTCGCCGTGAGAAGGTGCGCAAGGATAGCGCTCCCGAGGGACTTCCTGGTTCCGGACTCGAGACGGCGCGCTCGACGAGCACCGGCTCGGCGCCATCAGGGCGTGCCCCTCTCAGTACGGCGGATCAGGCTCGCGCAGTGATGTTGAAGGATCCCATGTCGGCGAGACACATCCTCGAGCCGAGCGTGTTTGGCAGCCATCCAACGCGCGAAGAGATCGAATTGCTCGAGACCATCTGCAAAAACCAGAAGGACAAGGTCTGTGAAACCCGCTGCGAGCGTTTGCTCGAGCCCTTTCTCAAGCGATGA